The sequence TCATCTTTTAATAAGATATTATATTTAGGCATATATTTTTTTATTAAGTTATTTTCTAAAATCAGAGCATCTACTTCACTATTACATATTATAAACTCTATATTCTCGATATTCTTTACAAGCTCTTTTGTTTTCTCGCTCTCATGCTCTCTATTAAAATATGAAGATACTCTATTTTTTAGATTTTTAGCCTTCCCAACATAGATTACCTTTCCCTGTTTTTTCATCAAGTAAACCCCAGGATTCTCAGGTATCTCTATCTTTTTTATATCTATCATAAATTACCAGTTCCTTCTCTCCTTCTCACGATGGCTAATATATACATTTAAACTTTCCACTTTTGAAAGTTCATCATGTAATAATCTAGCAAAAGTTACAGAACGATGTTTTCCTCCACTACACCCTATTCCTATAGTAAGATGTTTTTTTCCCTCTTTTATAAAATTAGGAATTAAAAACTTTAACATGTTCAATAATCTTTCAGCAAACTCTTGAGAGATATCATATTTCATAACATAGTTGTAAACCTCTGCATCCTCTCCAGTTTTCTCTCTAAGCTCCTCTATATAGTAAGGATTAGGTAAAAATCTCACATCAAAAAGTAGATCTAAATCAATAGGAATACCATATTTAAATCCAAAAGATTGAACATGGATATTTATCGCCTTTTCATGTGAATCTATCATTAAAATCTCTTTTAATCTTTCTGAAAGCTCTTTTGGTTTAATATCACTTGTATCTATAATTCCACTTGCTTTTTCTCTAATTGAAGCCATTATTCTACTCTCTTTAGTTATACTTTTTAAAAGAGTATCTGCTTCTAAAGGATGTTTTCTTCTTGTTAGATTATATCTATTTAAAATAACTTCATTTGATGCTTCAATAAATACAAGTGAAAACTCCATTCCTGCTTTTTCTATCTCATCTAACAATTTAAAAAACTCTTCTGTTAATTTAAATGAACGAATATCTATTCCTAACGCTAATTTTTCTATTGAAGTATTTATAAAGAAGCTTGCTACTTCACAAGGTAAATTATCAACAACATAATACCCCATATCTTCCAATACATTTAAAGCTGTTGTCTTTCCAGCTCCACTCAATCCACTTACTATAACAAACTTTTTTTTCTGCATAATTTCACCATTCTTTATATTTATTTAAAATTCTCTATAAAAACACTTATGCTTTATTATATCACAATTTTTATAAATAAAATATTTTTCTCTTAAAGAATCTATATATTTTCTAAAATTATACATTATTTTTTATTACCTGATCTTTTTTTGAAATAAATATTTTCAAAATAAAAACTACCCCTAAATTTTAGAGGTAGTTAGTTTTAATTACATTCTATCTAGTGTTTTAATTCCTAATAGAGATAATCCCTCTTTAATAGTTTCACCTGCTACTTTAGCAATTAGTCCTCTTGAATATAGAATATCATCTTCTTGATTTAAGATAGGACAACTATTGTAGAAACTATTGAATTTCTTAGAAAGTTCAAATAGATAATCTGCTATTATATTTGGTTTAAATGATTCAGCAGCTTTTAAAACAACCATTGGGAATGTTGCTATATGATCTGCTAATGCTCTTTCTTGTTTATTTTCTATTTTTATCTCTTTAGAGTAATCAATCTCTTTTCCTTCAGCAGCAGCTTTTCTTAAAATAGATTGGATTCTAGCATAAGAGTATTGTAAATATGGTGCTGTATTTCCTTCAAAACTTAATATCTTATCCCATTCAAATATGATTGGACTTTGTCTATTTTGAGAAAGGTCAGCATATTTTATAGCTCCTACTCCTACAACTTCAGCAATTTGATCTTTTTCTTCTGCTGATAGATCAGGATTTTTCTCATTTACTATATCATAAGCTCTTTTCTTTCCTTCATCTAGAAGTTGCTCTAATCTAATTACATTTCCTTTTCTTGTTGAGAATACTCCATCAGCAAATCTCATAATACCAAACCAAATATGATATTTTTCAACATCCCAACCAAGCATCTCAGTTATTTTAAAGAATTGTTTAAAGTGATCTTGTTGTCTTTCATCTGTAAGATAGATTAATTTATTTACATTGTAGTTTTCTCTTCTAAATTTAATAGTAGCTATATCAGATGTTGAGTAAAGGAATGCTCCATCTTTCTTTTGTACTATACATGGGAATAGGTTATCTTCTTCTGGGAAGAATACAACTTTTGCCCCATCATCTTCTACTGCTAAACCTTTTTCTACAAGCTCATCTACAACACCTTGCATCATTGGGTGATAGAATGATTCTCCATAGTATGTATCAAAGTGTACATCAAGTCTTGTATATAATTTTTCATACTCATCAAGAGATACTTTTATAAACTCTTTCCAAAGAGCATAGTTTTCTTCATCTCCATCTTGAAGTTTTTTAAGCTCTAATCTTGCTTCCTCTTCAAGTTCTGGATGTTCTTCAGATTGTTTTGTAAACTCAACATATACTCTTTCTAATTCTTCAATAGCATTTTCTTTATAAGCTTCTTGATTAAGCCATTTTCTATATCCAATAATAAGTTTACCAAATTGTGTTCCCCAATCTCCTATGTGGTTATCAGCTACTAAATGATATCCTAAATATCTATATATTCTAGCTACTGAATCTCCTATTATTGTTGATCTTAAATGCCCAATGTGCATTCTTTTAGCAATATTTGGAGAAGAGAAGTCTATTATTACATCTCCATCTCTATTAAGGAATGAAAAATCATATTTCTCATTTCTTGATTTTTTTAGTAATTCTCCAAGATATTCACTTTTTAAAAATATATTAATAAATCCTGGTCCTGCTATTTCTAATTTATCTATTACATTATTAGGCTCAAGATTATCTACTATCTCTTGTGCTATTGCTCTAGGATTTTTTCCTATAATCTTAGAGTTCATCATAGCAAAGTTTGTTTGAAAGTCTCCAAATTTCTCATTTGTTGCCACAGATACTTCAATTTTCTTTGTTTCTATATCTCCATATACTTTTTTTACTGTAGCTTCAAATATCTTAGCTATCTCTCTATCTATAACCTGCACTATTCCACCTCTTCTTTTTATTTTTTAAAATAAAAAAGGGACATGAAGTCCCGAAAGAATAAATCCAACCTACCGCCTCCAGTGTAGTTTTAGTCGCCAAAACCAAAAGTGGTAGTCAGTTATCTATAATATACAGAGTCCGTAAGTAACTTAAGCTTTAAGCCAATCGTGACTTTGCTGAACTATTATACACAGCGCCAACCCCATGACGACATTAGGCCCAAAACCTCGTGAAAATAGCAAATAGGTCAGAAACTCTTATTCTTATACGAGAATTATATCACTTTTTTTATTTTTTTTCAATAACTTATATTAATTTAATGTAAATTTATTATTTCTCTTCCTCTTCATAAGTAGATTTTAAATGTAGTTCTTCTAATTGATCTTCATCTACTATTCCAGGTGCTTCTGTCATTAGACATTGTCCTTTATTTGTTTTAGGGAATGGAATAACGTCTCTTATTGAATTTTCTTTTAACATTACCATTAACCATCTATCTAGTCCAAATGCAAGTCCTCCATGAGGTGGTGCACCATATTTAAATGCATCAAGGAAGAATCCGAATTTAGTTTTAGCTTCTTCTGGTGTAAGTCCTAATCTGTCAAATACTTTAGATTGAATTTCTGGATTGAAGATTCTAATTGAACCTCCTCCAATTTCAAATCCGTTTAATACCATATCATAAGTATTTGTTCTGATATTTTCTGTTTGTCCATTTAAGAATGCTTCTAAGTCCTCATCTTTTATTGATGTAAATGGATGGTGTTCAGCTTTATATCTTTGTTCCTCTTCATCATAAGCGAACATAGGGAAGTCAACTACCCATAGGAATCTAAATTCATCTGGATTGATTAAATTAAACTCTTTTCCTATTCTTGTTCTTAATGCTCCTAAAGCTCCGTATACTACTTTTGCTTTATCAGCTATTATTAAGATAATGTCTCCTGCTACTGCTCCAGTTCTTTCAACTATTGCATCTAATTCCTCTTTAGTTAAGAATTTAGCTATTGGAGAGTTTACTCCATCTTCAGTTACTTTTATATGAGCCATTCCTTTAGCTCCAAAGTATCTTTTTGCATGTTCTTCATATTCTCCTAATACTTTTCTAGAGAATCTTTCTGCACCTTGAGGAGCTACTATAGCTTTAACTATTCCTCCATTTGCAACTGTTTCTTGGAAAGCTTTAAATCCACAATCTTTAACTATATCAGTAAGATCTTTTAATTCTACACCAAATCTTAAATCTGGTTTGTCAGAACCAAATCTTCCCATAGCTTCAGCATAAGGCATTCTTTCAAATTTGTAATCTACTGTTTCTCCTGTAATAGCAGTAAATACATCTTTAGCTAGTCCTTCTATTGTATTCATAACATCATCCATAGTTACAAATGACATTTCAATATCTAATTGAACAAATTCAAATTGTCTATCTGCTCTTAGATCTTCGTCTCTAAAACATTTAGCTAATTGGAAATATCTTTCAACTCCACCAATCATTAAAAGTTGTTTAAATAATTGAGGTGATTGAGGTAGAGCATAAAATTCTCCTGGGCTTATTCTACAAGGTACTAAGAAGTCTCTTGCTCCTTCTGGAGTTGATTTAGTTAATAATGGAGTATCTATATCTAAGAAACCATGTTGATCCATGTAGTTTCTAATAGCCATTATCATTTTATGTCTCATTTTTAAATTACGTAACATTCTTGGTCTTCTAATATCAAGATATCTATATTTTAATCTGATATTTTCATTTACATTATCATCTACACTTGAAATTTGGAATGGTAGAACATCACAACTATTTAATACAGTTAGTTCTTTAGCAAAAACTTCTATATCCCCAGTAGGCATATTTGGGTTTTTACTTTGTCTTTCTCTTACCTCTCCAACTATTCTTATTACAGCTTCATTTTTTAATTTTTGAGCTTGTTCTACTACTTCTTTTGGTGCTACATCTATGTCAAAAATTACTTGAGTTTTTCCCTCTCTATCTCTCATATCTACGAAAGTTAATCCCCCAAGGTCTCTTTTTGTATCAACCCAACCAGAAAGAATTACTTCTTGACCTATATTTTCCTTCCTTAGTTCACCTAAATTATGAGTTTTGTAAATCATACTATCCTCTCCTTAAATTTTAAATCTATTTAGATTTTTTTATTATCTCCATTGCTTGTTCAAAAGTCATCTCTTCTTGAGTTCTATTTATAAAATCTTTTAATAAAACTACACCTTTATTTATTTCATCTTCTCCAGTAATTATACAGTATTTTACTCCAAGCTTATCAGCTTTTTTCATATGAGATTTCATACCTTTACTATTGAAGTCTATATAACTTTTTATTCCTTCATCTCTAAGATCTTTTGTTATTTTTAAACTATAATCTTTTGCATTGTCACCAAGCCATGCTACATATACATCTGGACTGTTGCTAGGATATTTATCTAATAACATCATCATTCTCTCTACCCCTGCTGCAAATCCAACTGCTGGTATATCTTTATCTCCTAATTGTTTTAGAAGATTATCATATCTTCCTCCACCTAATACTGTTCCTTGTGCTCCTAATTTGTTAGTTACAATCTCATAAACAGTACTTGAATAATAGTCAAGTCCTCTTACTAATTTAGGATCTTCAACATATTTTATTCCAAAAATATCAAGATATTTTTTTACATTTTCATAGTGCTCTCTTTCCTCAGCTGAAAGTGAATCTATTATGCTTGGAGCATTTTTAGTAAGCTCTTTACACTTATCAACTTTACAATCTAGAACTCTTAATGGATTTTTTTCCATTCTCATTCTACAATCTTCACAAAGTTCCTCTTTTAGTGGTTCTAAGAAAGAAAGTAGTTTCTCTCTATATTGAGTACGTGATGCATTTGTTCCAACAGAGTTTATATGAACTTCTAGATCACTTATACCTAATTTTTCAAGTAAAGTATAACTCATTGCTATAACTTCAGCATCTAAAATAGGTGAACTTTCTCCTAATACTTCTACTCCAATTTGATTGAACTCTCTTTGTCTTCCAGCTTGTGGTCTTTCATATCTAAACATAGAACCATTGTAATAGTATCTAGTTACATCTTCTTTTCCATAGATTCCATTTTCTAAATATGATCTTACAACTGATGCTGTATTTTCTGGTCTTAAAGTAAGGCTTCTATCTCCTCTATCTTTAAAAGTGTACATCTCTTTTTCAACTACGTCAGTTCCCTCTCCAATTCCTCTTTTGAAAAGATCTGTTTCTTCAAAGATTGGAGTTTTAATATATGAATATCCATAGCTTTCAAATGTATCTTGTGCTACTCTTGAGATATAGTTATATTTTACAGCCTCTTCTCCAAAAATATCTTTTGTTCCTCTTACTGCTTTTATTAGCTTCATCCTTTTACCACCTCATAAATTATTTTCCCCATAATTTTTCCAGTTTTTCTTTTATCAGTTTCTCATTTTTATTTTCCCCAGGTATATAATATCTTCTTTTCTTCTCACTATAATTCTGTTTCACAAAATTTCCAGCAAAGTCATGTGGATACTTATATCCTTTGTTATTTTGACATATATTCAATGGTACTTTCTCAAGATCTCCATTTTCTATATCTTCCAACGCTTTATTTATTCCCATATAGCATGAATTACTTTTTGTAGAGATAGCTATATATATCACTGCTTGAGCTAAAATAATTCTAATTTCTGGCATTCCTATCCTTTCACTTGCTTGCATAGCACTATTTGCTATAAGCATAGCCTCTGGATTTGCCATTCCTATATCTTCACTTGCGTGAATCATAATTCTTCTAGCTATATATCTAGGATCTTCCCCACCATGTAGAAGTCTAGCCAACCAATACAGAGCTGAATCTGGGTCACTTCCACGCATACTTTTTATCATTGCAGATATAAGATTATATTTATCCTCTGCCTTATGATAGGAAGACTGCCTCTCTCTAAATATTTGTAAAACTTCTGAATCTTCTAAATCAATACAACTATTTTTATAAAGCTCTAAATAGTTAAGTGCTATTCTACTATCACCTTGAGAAATATCCAATATACACTCCACTATCTCATTAGAAATATCTATACCTAAATAATTTATCCCCTTTTGTAATATCTTCTTTATATCTTCTCTATTTAAAGATTTGAATTCAAAAATCATAACTCTTGAAAGTAAAGCATTATTTAAACTATAATAAGGATTTTCTGTTGTTGCTCCTATAAGAGTCAATACCCCTGATTCACAATAGGATAACAGTGCATCTTGTTGCATCTTATTAAATCTATGAATCTCATCTAAAAAAAGTATAGTCTTTTTCCCATAAAATTCAAGATTTTTTTTAGCTTTTTCAACAATATCTCTCAAATCATTTAAACTAGCTACTGTTGCATTTAAAGTTTCAAAATTGCTATCTAAAGTTTTAGAAATTATCTCTCCCAATGAACTTTTCCCACACCCCGGTGGTCCAAAGAATATGCAATTTGATATTGTCTGCTTCTCTATAAGTTTTCTTAAAATGCCACCTTTTCCTAAAATCTTCTCCTGCCCTATAAAATCATCTAAAGTAGTTGGTCGCATTTTTAAAGCTAATGGTTTTACTTTTTCATAGTTATTTTCAAATAGATTCATTATATCACAACCATAGATTATTTTTTACAAAAAAAGCGTATTGAAGAACAATACGCCTCATACCTTCTATTTTACTAAGTATAATAAAAGTGCACTGACTATAAACAGTACTGCAACTACTTCTGTTGCTTTAGCTAAAGGCCCACCGTCTTTTGATACTCCAAACACAGTATTTGATGCTCCCATTCCCATGCTTGCTGACATTCCGTGGCTCCTATCAGGCTGGATAAGTACAAGAATTATCAAGGCTATAGCAAATACAAAAAGCATTAATGTAAATAATGTTTCCATAAATTCCTCCTAAAATTCACTCCCATGTTTATTAATACATTAAATTATATCATAGATATTCAAAATATTAAAGATATCTTTTATAAGATTTAATTTATTTTTATTAAATTTAAAAGAGCCCTCATAAGAGAGCTCTACTTTCACTATAATAATTTTGCTGCTATTTCAGCTAGTTTAGATCTTTCACCTTTTTTCAAAGTGATATGTCCAACAATCTCTTCATTTTTCAATCTATCAGCCATATAAGTTAAACCATTTGTATTTGAATCTAGATATGGGTTATCTATCTGTTGAGGGTCACCAGTAAAGATTATCTTAGTATTTTCTCCAGCTCTTGTAACAATTGTTTTTATTTCTAATGGAGTTAAGTTTTGAGCCTCATCAATTATTATAAGTCCTCTAGGAATACTTCTTCCTCTAATATAAGTTAACGCCTCAATTTTCAAAATTCCCATTGCCTCTAAACCTTCAACAACCTTTTCACCAGTTTTATCATCTTTAGCTTCACTTAAAAAATCTATATTGTCAAAAATTGGTTGCATCCAAGGTTTTAATTTTTCCTTTTCACTACCTGGTAGATATCCAAGATCTTTACCCATAGGAATAATAGGTCTTGCTATTAAAAGTTTTTTATATTTTTTTCTTTCAACTACTTGCTCTAATCCTGCTGCTATAGCTAAAAGAGTCTTTCCTGTTCCTGCTCCTCCAACTAAAGTTACAACTTTTATATTTTCATCTAGCAATAGATCCATAGCAAATCTTTGTTCATCGTTTCTTGCTCTTAATCCCCAAGCACTACTATCTCCTAGTAAAAATTTTTTAATCTTTCCATTATCATATCTTCCAGTTTGAATATTTCCAC is a genomic window of uncultured Fusobacterium sp. containing:
- the rapZ gene encoding RNase adapter RapZ, with translation MQKKKFVIVSGLSGAGKTTALNVLEDMGYYVVDNLPCEVASFFINTSIEKLALGIDIRSFKLTEEFFKLLDEIEKAGMEFSLVFIEASNEVILNRYNLTRRKHPLEADTLLKSITKESRIMASIREKASGIIDTSDIKPKELSERLKEILMIDSHEKAINIHVQSFGFKYGIPIDLDLLFDVRFLPNPYYIEELREKTGEDAEVYNYVMKYDISQEFAERLLNMLKFLIPNFIKEGKKHLTIGIGCSGGKHRSVTFARLLHDELSKVESLNVYISHREKERRNW
- the argS gene encoding arginine--tRNA ligase, whose translation is MQVIDREIAKIFEATVKKVYGDIETKKIEVSVATNEKFGDFQTNFAMMNSKIIGKNPRAIAQEIVDNLEPNNVIDKLEIAGPGFINIFLKSEYLGELLKKSRNEKYDFSFLNRDGDVIIDFSSPNIAKRMHIGHLRSTIIGDSVARIYRYLGYHLVADNHIGDWGTQFGKLIIGYRKWLNQEAYKENAIEELERVYVEFTKQSEEHPELEEEARLELKKLQDGDEENYALWKEFIKVSLDEYEKLYTRLDVHFDTYYGESFYHPMMQGVVDELVEKGLAVEDDGAKVVFFPEEDNLFPCIVQKKDGAFLYSTSDIATIKFRRENYNVNKLIYLTDERQQDHFKQFFKITEMLGWDVEKYHIWFGIMRFADGVFSTRKGNVIRLEQLLDEGKKRAYDIVNEKNPDLSAEEKDQIAEVVGVGAIKYADLSQNRQSPIIFEWDKILSFEGNTAPYLQYSYARIQSILRKAAAEGKEIDYSKEIKIENKQERALADHIATFPMVVLKAAESFKPNIIADYLFELSKKFNSFYNSCPILNQEDDILYSRGLIAKVAGETIKEGLSLLGIKTLDRM
- the aspS gene encoding aspartate--tRNA ligase, with the protein product MIYKTHNLGELRKENIGQEVILSGWVDTKRDLGGLTFVDMRDREGKTQVIFDIDVAPKEVVEQAQKLKNEAVIRIVGEVRERQSKNPNMPTGDIEVFAKELTVLNSCDVLPFQISSVDDNVNENIRLKYRYLDIRRPRMLRNLKMRHKMIMAIRNYMDQHGFLDIDTPLLTKSTPEGARDFLVPCRISPGEFYALPQSPQLFKQLLMIGGVERYFQLAKCFRDEDLRADRQFEFVQLDIEMSFVTMDDVMNTIEGLAKDVFTAITGETVDYKFERMPYAEAMGRFGSDKPDLRFGVELKDLTDIVKDCGFKAFQETVANGGIVKAIVAPQGAERFSRKVLGEYEEHAKRYFGAKGMAHIKVTEDGVNSPIAKFLTKEELDAIVERTGAVAGDIILIIADKAKVVYGALGALRTRIGKEFNLINPDEFRFLWVVDFPMFAYDEEEQRYKAEHHPFTSIKDEDLEAFLNGQTENIRTNTYDMVLNGFEIGGGSIRIFNPEIQSKVFDRLGLTPEEAKTKFGFFLDAFKYGAPPHGGLAFGLDRWLMVMLKENSIRDVIPFPKTNKGQCLMTEAPGIVDEDQLEELHLKSTYEEEEK
- the hisS gene encoding histidine--tRNA ligase, giving the protein MKLIKAVRGTKDIFGEEAVKYNYISRVAQDTFESYGYSYIKTPIFEETDLFKRGIGEGTDVVEKEMYTFKDRGDRSLTLRPENTASVVRSYLENGIYGKEDVTRYYYNGSMFRYERPQAGRQREFNQIGVEVLGESSPILDAEVIAMSYTLLEKLGISDLEVHINSVGTNASRTQYREKLLSFLEPLKEELCEDCRMRMEKNPLRVLDCKVDKCKELTKNAPSIIDSLSAEEREHYENVKKYLDIFGIKYVEDPKLVRGLDYYSSTVYEIVTNKLGAQGTVLGGGRYDNLLKQLGDKDIPAVGFAAGVERMMMLLDKYPSNSPDVYVAWLGDNAKDYSLKITKDLRDEGIKSYIDFNSKGMKSHMKKADKLGVKYCIITGEDEINKGVVLLKDFINRTQEEMTFEQAMEIIKKSK
- a CDS encoding replication-associated recombination protein A, encoding MNLFENNYEKVKPLALKMRPTTLDDFIGQEKILGKGGILRKLIEKQTISNCIFFGPPGCGKSSLGEIISKTLDSNFETLNATVASLNDLRDIVEKAKKNLEFYGKKTILFLDEIHRFNKMQQDALLSYCESGVLTLIGATTENPYYSLNNALLSRVMIFEFKSLNREDIKKILQKGINYLGIDISNEIVECILDISQGDSRIALNYLELYKNSCIDLEDSEVLQIFRERQSSYHKAEDKYNLISAMIKSMRGSDPDSALYWLARLLHGGEDPRYIARRIMIHASEDIGMANPEAMLIANSAMQASERIGMPEIRIILAQAVIYIAISTKSNSCYMGINKALEDIENGDLEKVPLNICQNNKGYKYPHDFAGNFVKQNYSEKKRRYYIPGENKNEKLIKEKLEKLWGK
- the secG gene encoding preprotein translocase subunit SecG — translated: METLFTLMLFVFAIALIILVLIQPDRSHGMSASMGMGASNTVFGVSKDGGPLAKATEVVAVLFIVSALLLYLVK
- a CDS encoding PhoH family protein, with the translated sequence MRKIFVLDTNILIHDPYCIYNFVGNDVILPIYVIEEIDKLKRNQNTAIQARMASRVLDEIRKKGSLFKGVELKNDIFFRVEIKNDMQLLPEVLRKDVMDNHIISVTLGIKKEHPNERVIIVTKDINMRIKADALGLEVEDYSTDMVDYMELYDGFFEVEVDSKTFGQYEKSGKMDFKDLGRDDIVPTPNCFFKLICSGNIQTGRYDNGKIKKFLLGDSSAWGLRARNDEQRFAMDLLLDENIKVVTLVGGAGTGKTLLAIAAGLEQVVERKKYKKLLIARPIIPMGKDLGYLPGSEKEKLKPWMQPIFDNIDFLSEAKDDKTGEKVVEGLEAMGILKIEALTYIRGRSIPRGLIIIDEAQNLTPLEIKTIVTRAGENTKIIFTGDPQQIDNPYLDSNTNGLTYMADRLKNEEIVGHITLKKGERSKLAEIAAKLL